In the genome of Crassostrea angulata isolate pt1a10 chromosome 6, ASM2561291v2, whole genome shotgun sequence, the window AGAAAGATAATTGTTGGggtcttgtttaaaaaaaagtttataataaatataaaatattggaaaacaaaaaatatcaaataaagaaaaatactgatttatataaattaaaaaagatcaaccgattatatttacattttcaccTCTAGTTCTTAGGAAAATCTCCAGCAACTTATGAAATATTACGAACTGCACGAAATGACGTCAGCCTCAAACGAAACATTGGCTTTCTCTTCTATtcaacgtactgatgtacattaacaacaattttgttacttttacttactctttatgattaattcaatgatttataatacaaatgctttctttgataattcatgCAGGCTGTAGggattattgcagaaaaaattcacACTTTTCTGCACTGTTGTactaaaacaatttcaaattgttCAAAGTCAAATCAACATCCAAGCTGAAGTTTCTTTTATGAAATGGATatgtatttgaatgttttcataGTTTAAAGAATAGTTCTCAgatgatattttatatgtttattcaataaataCTGATGTTTGGaagattaaaaaaatgcttaaatattAAGTAACAGAAACTACACCATATAGTTAATATTAAAGGTTCTAATGATACTTTTAAGATTTATATCTATATCTGAATATGAGGGTAGCATTATTTTAATTCTAGAAAAGGACACTGTCTCAAATCAATAACTGAAAGAAATCAAAAGTTCTGGACACTTAAAGCCCCTGATTATTCAAATAAGTAAACCAAGTAAAATTGacaccttttttttaaacatgtgcaattataaatgtatgtttaacaaaaatatatcagaaaactgataaaaagttcaattttccCAAAACTTACTTTGTTAGAGGGAAGATatatgtttttgataaacaaaccctccttattctcttttgagaaatGGACAGGATCAATGTAGGTTACGCCcatccacttctcaaaagagaataaaaaaccTCTCCCCCCAAAACGTACTTCTTTGGAGGGCCCAAAtgtgtttaaatctttttttatgtgATGTTGAAAGTAATAGGTGTTGTATCATTTAGCTACATTGAATCCACTGGTATTACACACGTTGAGATCGAAGTTCTGGCGAACGTAGCAAATAACCGCTGATACACCAAAAAACCTTGAACTGTCCTTCATCTCGTTTGCTCTGAACGAACGAGTCAACAAGTGACTCACAACCAGAAACAGTCCAACAATAACCAAAAGAGCTATGTTACTCAACCCACTGCACCCCAAACTAAAATGCATACAATTGCAGTATATTTTTGCTGTGTGGAAAGCTGGACCTTTATACAAATTTAAGTGACTCAGTGTAGTACGGAAACTCGTTTTCAATGCCATTAACCAATGCCTTCGTGTATAAATGATAATGTTTACAATTCCTCCTTAAGTTTGATATATACTTAATTCCAATAATTCTAATGAGGAATAAGTAATTGATATGTTTACCTGGTATCAAACGAAAgaattatttaacaaatatggTGTAAATTCAACAGAACACcaaaaaaataactttcaatAATACACGTACTTATGTTGTCCTCTTAGAAAAATAACTGTTGTTGTGTAACGGAACTTTattatagaaccattttaacaagagcttggactttggttGGTTGTGTCAAACGGCAATGtgatgtaggcctgtctatttcattgtaggccgctcggccatggctctttgaaataacaggatttgtctggcttttgagtgAACACTctgcaatcggtgtatattttgcttgaaaccagCTCATTTCAACtggttttgacgcaagaaatagatcgttacatcctactgaaagtccaaggtcttgttcaAAAGGTtctaatatatcaaaataacatgTTTATCAAACAAATACAACATGATAATGGAATATTAAAAAAGTTCAGCAAAAACACTGaataaagaatacaaaaatattgcataCCAGAAGTACAAATTTACTTCCACACTTTAGCTTCGTTGTTCATTAACATTTTCTAAGAATCGTGAATACCAATCGTGAGAACCTTATGAATACCAATGACattgattcattaaaaaattgtccatatttgatacaaaaatattagCTCGATTTATTTAACTCTGTACTCTTCCTAACTTGACCATGcatttgtacatttgtacatgtaaatatttttgttttttttgtaccTCGTGTACCATTGATATGGTTTGAgagaaataaacattcattcattcaatcATTCACGTTCATCACATcaacttgttttaaaatagcTCAATAGCGTATTTTCATGTCAATAGCGATTCACGTTGATCTCATTAGCGATTACGTTAATTTCAATAGCGATTACTTCCACCGAAAAATCGAGACCCCGAGGATGTGGATGGGGATCCGACGGGGTTGGAGACTTCCTCTTGTGACCCCGTGCTGTAGGTTCGAATCCACAGTGGTTGGTTCTTCTCAAACTCGTGTCTGATCTCGTGGATGTGACGTCCATTCTTGTACAGGTCGATGCCGTTGACGACGTTTTTCTCGGGGTGGAAGTGTGGCATGTCCACGTAATTCATCAGCTCTCGTCTGTCCATAATGTCAGAAATCTTATTCTGAAatcaaatttatgaaaataaataaatttgcaagagaacattgtttataaatttacatataaacagCTATATACAAAGAATGGTTATTCATAAATCAAAAGTCCTTCACAATCATAAACATTTTCTAGATCTAATCATTGCAAAATTCTACGACTAGATGTAAAATgattcataaaaagaaatatatgaatagtaaaaaaaaattcaactgttAAAATACTATAAGAAAATCTTTATGTTTATATCTACATCATTTGATATGTGCTTACTTAATTTTTCTTCTAGAATCACGTTATAAGTCAAGCTTATCATAGTCTGTTTTACGACCCCATTCCCgtcctatacatgtatataaactatGCTGTGTTTGTAAACAATCGCAGTCTAGAAAAACAGAGAAACGCCAGCTGTCAGTTATAAGTAATCACgtgcttatttaaaaaaaacctatatcAATTTATAGAGGCCATGTTTACTTTTGGTATTTTACATATTGCATGGggtgtaaaagaaaaataagaatgacATCTGCTCTCTTCCTTCGTGTGCACAGACAAATTATTTAACTTTTGTTGAGATTGTCAAGGCCAGACGAAATCATTTTTTAGATTCTctgaaaatcattaaaaaatcaataatgtgATTCACATTTTGCTGTTAACGAATGGTGatatatcacaattttttttttttgcactggACGTATTCAacgtaaaaaaatttaaatttttctactAAATTgacaaacagtttttaaatcaCGTAAACTTTGCATGCATCATGTTGCAATACTTTTGGTAAAATGATAGACAGGCAAATTATCATCTAAACTGCCATGTGCATGCGCTGGATATCACTATTATTTCAATTCTGTTTTTAAGATACAGCTCACTGTAGAATCAATAGTATAATATAGGTTCATGAAGTATTGCTGAGTATGTTCGTTGCTAtattaatagttattgtatatcATATGTATACTATATTTGAACGATGCACAGAATGTAAATGACCGTTTTTCAATAGCTGTGACACCAGAAGACCTTGAACTATACGTGTTGACGCTCATTCCGTCACGTCACCATAGTTTCTCCCGTTGTCGGCTGCACTCATTGAACGAGTCAACAACTGACTCACAAATAGCAGTATCCATTTTGTTAAGTAGAGTCATTCCTCATTGGCAGATTAAAATATACTATACAGTAAGTGAGCCATGTAGCAACTTCTaagattgaaataaaatcaaaatgagcTCATAGAAACCTATCGACCAATACAACCTGAAGACTCGATAATTTCAGACAAAATGGTGATGAGCCATAGTAACTATATATTAACTGTCAAGTTTTAAATGGATGTTGTTGTAAATGTTGCTGCACCATATTTTTGGTTTTGCTATTTAGGTAAACTGTATTAGATCTGAGGAATCATACTGTAAATCTTGACGTGAACATAtttgtcttttactaattaatattttgattgtcAATGATTTCGTGACTGATTATTAGTTATGAACTCATcgataataaaaaattgttaattagtaaaagacaaaTTGATACAGATTTCGTCACATCATCATcagttcattttcttttaactCAACGATTTGGTTTATCACTGAatcttattatttatgaaaaatggaTCAGCTatggattataaaaaaaaacctgattaaAAAACCCTCCTATGGCAACTGTCATTATGGCTTGGCACCCCAAACTTTCATTGTCTGGAAGAGTTTTATAACGGGTATGTCTCGATAGCTTTCCGGGTTAAATGTAGTTTTCGTTTTCCccatttttaaaggaaacacGCCATGTTTGTTAACAATCTAATTCCAGAAAAACAGAGAAACCACAGCTGTCACTGTAGTCTCGTGAATGAAAAACATGTTATTAAAGCTCTTGTTTATTTTGCTAGAATAATCTGAATATGTATGCATGTCCTCATATCCATTCTTTGTCTGTTGTTTGCCAATTGAATGAATCGCATACGGAAAATAAAAATGACCTCTACCCTCTCTTTTCGTGTGCACAGACAAATTGCTTTACCAATGTCGAAAAAACAGAGCAACTTCTTTTGAAAATTCTCTGCCTGACCTCGagataaaaaacatttaaattttcaaaaataaaatcaccGTTCAAGGTGGTTCTACTGAACATATTTCAGAATGGATCTGTGTTTTGATCCGTGGAAAGAATAGACGTTTCTAAAATGAGAAATGAAGACTTTTCATAGTTTcgtttaaataaattaacataAGGCAATTAGGTGACCAAAACTATATCCTATTGTAATCATAGGAtgttttatgataataaaatatgtaaacgTTTTTATGAAAAGGCAGGCTTTATATTACAGTAGCATTATATTGCAAGATAAAGACACCCAGTTTTAAATGGAACAACGAGTACTCATTTGACTCAGCTATGCGAGCATAATAGATAATTTTAGTTAAAACGTGCACTTTGTCTAAAGTATTTTGCAGGGTCTCCTTGAAATGT includes:
- the LOC128190069 gene encoding uncharacterized protein LOC128190069, with product MDRRELMNYVDMPHFHPEKNVVNGIDLYKNGRHIHEIRHEFEKNQPLWIRTYSTGSQEEVSNPVGSPSTSSGSRFFGGSNRY